The genomic region GTTGGGCAAAGGCCCCGGCTTCTCACTCGATGAGTGCCTGGTCTGCGTCGAGGCCACCGGCCTTTACGCCCATCCCCTGCTGACCTTCGCCGCGCAGCACGGCGTGAACCTCTGGCTCGAGTCGGCGGTTCGAATCAAGAAGTCCATCGGCCTGCAACGCGGTAAAAACGACAAGGCCGATGCACTGCGAATCGCAGTCTACGCGGCCAAGAACCAGGAAAACGCCCGCCTGTGGAAACCCGCCAGCGCCACGCTCACGGCGGTCAAAAACCTGGCCAGCCTTCGCGATAGGCTAATCAAGAGCAAAAACCAACTCACCGTTCCCGTCGAGATTCAGCCAGATGGGCGACACGCGCACGGCGGCCATGCTGGGCAAGGCCATGAAATCCACGATTCGCTCCCTGGAAGCTGACATCGCCGCCATAGACAAGCAGATAAAAGCATGATCGACGCGATGAAAACCTCAAAGAACTCTTCGCGTTGGCCACCTCGGTGGTGGGTATCGGTACGCAGACCGCCCTGGCTCTCATGATCTACACCGACGGCTTCACGCTATTCGCACGCCTAGAAAACTGGCTTGCTATGCCCGGGGTTGCTCCCTTCGTCTATGCCTCGGGCACCAGGGTCAAGGGCAGAACCCGCGTCTCGAAGATGGCCAACATGGACCTGAAAACCGCCCTGCACATGGCCTCGCTGACGGCCGTCAAGCTCGACGTACAGCTCAAGCCTACTACCAGCGAAAAGTTGCCGACGGCAAGAGCAAGATGTCGGTTCTCAACGCCGTCAAGGCTAAACTTCTCCACCGAGTCTTGTCAGTGGTCAGACGAAAACAGAAATATGAAAATTTCGCTAATTTCTCTTTGGTTTTGTCATAGAAATCACGGAATAGAGACTTAGGCCATGGAATGGGGCTAGGATCAATTATTTCTTTTAATGGGAATATCTCTTATTTTTTTATTTCCTGAATTGTAAAAGCTGTTTTTTCTTGAGT from Salmonirosea aquatica harbors:
- a CDS encoding IS110 family transposase, whose translation is MGKGPGFSLDECLVCVEATGLYAHPLLTFAAQHGVNLWLESAVRIKKSIGLQRGKNDKADALRIAVYAAKNQENARLWKPASATLTAVKNLASLRDRLIKSKNQLTVPVEIQPDGRHAHGGHAGQGHEIHDSLPGS
- a CDS encoding transposase; amino-acid sequence: MATSVVGIGTQTALALMIYTDGFTLFARLENWLAMPGVAPFVYASGTRVKGRTRVSKMANMDLKTALHMASLTAVKLDVQLKPTTSEKLPTARARCRFSTPSRLNFSTESCQWSDENRNMKISLISLWFCHRNHGIET